Proteins from a single region of Bradyrhizobium diazoefficiens:
- a CDS encoding MFS transporter, whose protein sequence is MATAQTPAMADLHSGEHGHDLASPGEIAIGVIIGRTSEFFDFFVYAIASVIVFPRLVFPFTSELTGTLYSFMIFALAFIARPIGTVIFMTVDGEYGKTAKLVSALFLLGTATVALAFLPGYHEIGVAAIWLLALARLAQGLAWGGAWDGMASLLALNAPASKRGWYAMVPQLGAPLGLIVASALFAYFAGNLSADDFFDWGWRYPFFVAFAINVVALFARLRMVTTEEYSSLFETRELQPSRISDTVAREGHNIMLGAFAPLASFALFHMVTVFPLSWVFLFTRESPVRFLIIEIVAAVFGVAAIVASGIIADRVGRKSLLMGSAIAIAIYSGFAPQLLDAGAFGETIYMVIGFILLGLSFGQSSGAIASNFRQMYRYTASALTSDMAWLFGAGFAPLVALLLATNLGVIASGAYLLSGAFWTLLALWLSGQREAGDMDAGAD, encoded by the coding sequence ATGGCGACGGCACAGACCCCCGCAATGGCAGATCTCCACTCGGGCGAGCACGGCCACGATTTGGCCAGTCCCGGCGAAATCGCCATCGGCGTCATCATCGGCCGTACCTCGGAATTCTTCGACTTCTTCGTCTACGCGATCGCCTCGGTGATCGTTTTCCCGCGTCTGGTGTTTCCGTTCACGAGCGAGCTGACCGGCACGCTTTATTCCTTCATGATCTTCGCGCTGGCCTTCATCGCCCGGCCGATCGGGACCGTCATTTTCATGACGGTTGACGGCGAGTACGGCAAGACGGCCAAGCTGGTCTCGGCGCTGTTCCTGCTCGGCACCGCCACCGTCGCGCTCGCCTTCCTGCCCGGCTACCACGAGATCGGCGTTGCCGCGATTTGGCTGCTGGCGCTGGCACGCCTCGCGCAGGGTCTGGCCTGGGGCGGTGCCTGGGATGGCATGGCTTCGCTGCTGGCGCTGAATGCGCCGGCCTCCAAGCGGGGCTGGTACGCGATGGTGCCCCAGCTCGGCGCGCCGCTCGGGTTGATCGTGGCGAGCGCGTTGTTCGCCTATTTCGCGGGAAATCTCTCGGCCGATGATTTCTTCGACTGGGGCTGGCGCTATCCGTTCTTCGTCGCCTTCGCCATCAACGTCGTAGCGCTGTTCGCGCGTCTGCGCATGGTGACGACCGAGGAATATTCCTCGCTGTTCGAAACCCGCGAACTGCAGCCCTCGCGCATCTCCGACACGGTTGCGCGCGAAGGCCACAACATCATGCTCGGCGCGTTCGCGCCGCTGGCGAGCTTTGCGCTGTTCCACATGGTTACCGTGTTTCCGTTGTCCTGGGTGTTCCTGTTCACCCGCGAAAGCCCGGTGCGCTTTTTGATCATCGAGATCGTCGCCGCCGTGTTCGGCGTCGCAGCGATCGTGGCCTCCGGCATCATCGCCGACCGTGTCGGCCGCAAGTCGCTGCTGATGGGATCGGCGATCGCGATCGCGATCTACAGCGGCTTTGCCCCGCAACTGCTGGACGCCGGCGCGTTCGGTGAGACCATCTACATGGTGATCGGCTTCATCCTGCTCGGCCTCTCCTTCGGCCAGTCCTCTGGCGCGATCGCCTCGAATTTCAGGCAGATGTACCGTTACACGGCCTCGGCGCTGACCTCGGACATGGCATGGCTGTTCGGCGCCGGCTTCGCGCCGCTGGTTGCGCTGCTGCTCGCCACCAATCTCGGCGTCATCGCCTCGGGCGCGTATCTGCTCTCGGGCGCGTTCTGGACCCTGCTCGCGCTCTGGCTCAGCGGCCAGCGCGAAGCGGGCGACATGGACGCGGGCGCTGATTAG
- a CDS encoding M48 family metalloprotease, with amino-acid sequence MGRFQTAAAPRMVATPKPKPAVAQTPATEKEHERILASYGGAYDDPRLESLVSKTVDRLVAASERPDQGYKVTILNSGAVNAFALPNGQLYVTRGLLALASDTSELSSVLSHEMAHVLSKHAAMREDQARQAAIVTRVVTDMSTDPDLTALALAKTKLTMASFSRNQEFEADAMGVGISAKAHFDPYGAARFLSAMERNAELKAGKNSLDPRAQDFTSSHPATPERVQNAQAIARQYAAPEGAERDRESYLAAIDNIVYGEDPSEGFVRGRRFLHPKLGFTFQAPDNFTLDNTAQAVIGVREGGAQAMRFDVVRVPAEQSLGDYLNSGWMEGVEKASTEDITINGFPAASATAKGDQWQFKVYALRFGSDVYRFIFATRQKSTESERNARETVNSFRRLTLDEIQAARPLRIKVITVQPGDTVESLSHRMDGVDHPAERFRVLNGLDRTAQVKVRDRVKIVTD; translated from the coding sequence ATGGGCCGGTTCCAGACTGCGGCGGCCCCACGGATGGTGGCGACGCCCAAGCCGAAGCCGGCTGTCGCGCAAACCCCCGCCACCGAGAAAGAGCACGAGCGCATCCTGGCGAGCTATGGCGGCGCCTATGACGATCCCCGGCTCGAGTCACTGGTCAGCAAGACCGTCGACCGGCTGGTTGCCGCCTCGGAGCGCCCCGACCAGGGCTACAAGGTCACCATCCTCAATTCCGGCGCGGTGAACGCCTTCGCGCTGCCGAATGGCCAGCTCTATGTCACCCGCGGCCTGCTCGCGCTCGCCAGCGACACCTCGGAATTGTCCTCGGTGCTCAGCCACGAGATGGCGCATGTGCTGTCCAAGCATGCCGCGATGCGCGAGGACCAGGCGCGCCAGGCCGCGATCGTCACCCGCGTCGTCACCGACATGAGCACCGACCCCGATCTCACCGCGCTCGCGCTCGCCAAGACCAAGCTGACGATGGCGAGCTTTTCGCGCAACCAGGAGTTCGAGGCCGACGCCATGGGTGTCGGCATCTCCGCCAAGGCGCATTTCGACCCGTACGGTGCTGCGCGTTTCCTCTCGGCGATGGAGCGCAATGCGGAGCTGAAGGCCGGCAAGAACTCGCTCGATCCGCGCGCGCAGGATTTTACCTCGTCGCATCCGGCAACGCCCGAACGCGTGCAGAACGCGCAGGCCATCGCCCGGCAATATGCAGCGCCCGAGGGCGCCGAGCGCGACCGCGAGAGCTATCTCGCCGCGATCGACAATATCGTCTATGGCGAGGACCCCAGCGAAGGCTTTGTCCGCGGCCGCCGCTTCCTGCACCCCAAGCTTGGTTTCACCTTCCAGGCGCCGGACAATTTCACGCTCGACAACACCGCGCAGGCGGTGATCGGCGTGCGCGAAGGCGGCGCGCAGGCGATGCGCTTCGACGTCGTGCGGGTGCCGGCCGAGCAGTCGCTCGGCGACTACCTCAATTCGGGGTGGATGGAAGGTGTCGAGAAGGCGTCGACCGAGGACATCACCATCAACGGCTTCCCGGCCGCATCTGCCACCGCCAAGGGAGACCAGTGGCAATTCAAGGTCTATGCACTGCGCTTCGGCAGCGACGTCTATCGCTTCATCTTCGCGACACGGCAGAAGTCGACCGAGAGCGAGCGCAACGCGCGCGAGACCGTCAATTCATTCCGCCGCCTGACGCTCGACGAGATCCAGGCCGCGCGTCCGCTGCGCATCAAGGTGATCACCGTGCAGCCCGGCGACACCGTGGAATCGCTCTCCCACCGCATGGACGGCGTCGATCACCCGGCCGAACGTTTTCGCGTGCTGAATGGGCTGGATCGCACCGCGCAAGTGAAGGTGCGCGACCGCGTGAAGATCGTGACGGACTGA
- the cyoB gene encoding cytochrome o ubiquinol oxidase subunit I: MSPDLLKLIFGRLSIDSLPLHEPILVGTFAVVALGGITLFGGVTYFRLWGYLWREWFTSVDHKRIGVMYMILGIVMLLRGFADALMMRAQQALAFNGSEGFLPAHHYDQVFTAHGVIMIFFVAMPLVTGLMNFVVPLQIGARDVSFPFLNNFSFWMTVGGAVLVMASLFIGEFARTGWLAYPPLSNIGYSPDVGVDYYIWGLQVAGVGTTLSGINLICTIVKLRCPGMTMMRMPVFTWTSLCTNVLIVASFPVLTVVLALLTLDRYVGTNFFTNDFGGSPMMYVNLIWIWGHPEVYILVLPAFGIFSEVTSTFSGKRLFGYTSMVYATVVITILSYLVWLHHFFTMGSGASVNSFFGITTMIISIPTGAKMFNWLFTMYRGRIRYELPMLWTIAFMLTFVLGGMTGVLLAVPPADFVLHNSLFLIAHFHNVIIGGVVFGAFAGINYWFPKAFGFRLDPFWGKLSFWFWVTGFYLAFMPLYVLGLMGVTRRLRVFDDPSLQIWFVIAAIGAGLVFLGIMSMLMQFAVSFLKREQLKDVTGDPWDARTLEWATSSPPPDYNFAFTPVVHDNDAWWDMKKRGYQRPLVGFRSIHMPSSTGTGIILAGFATAMGFGLIWYIWWLAAASFIAMLVVGIGHTFNYHRDFDIPADNVIRTEDARTKLLAGAK; the protein is encoded by the coding sequence ATGTCTCCTGATCTTCTCAAGCTCATCTTCGGCCGTCTCAGCATCGATTCGCTGCCGCTGCACGAGCCGATTCTGGTCGGCACCTTCGCGGTGGTCGCGCTCGGCGGCATCACGCTTTTCGGCGGCGTCACCTATTTCCGCCTCTGGGGCTATCTCTGGCGCGAATGGTTCACCAGCGTGGACCACAAGCGCATCGGCGTCATGTATATGATCCTCGGCATCGTGATGCTGCTGCGCGGCTTCGCCGATGCCCTCATGATGCGCGCGCAACAGGCGCTCGCATTCAACGGCTCCGAAGGCTTCCTCCCCGCCCATCACTACGACCAGGTCTTCACCGCCCACGGCGTGATCATGATCTTCTTCGTGGCGATGCCGCTGGTGACCGGCCTGATGAACTTCGTGGTGCCGCTCCAGATCGGCGCGCGGGATGTGTCGTTCCCGTTCCTGAACAATTTCAGCTTCTGGATGACGGTCGGCGGCGCGGTGCTTGTGATGGCCTCGCTGTTCATTGGCGAATTCGCCCGCACCGGCTGGCTGGCTTATCCGCCGCTGTCGAACATCGGCTATAGTCCAGATGTCGGCGTCGACTATTACATATGGGGATTGCAGGTCGCCGGCGTCGGAACGACGTTGTCCGGCATCAACCTGATCTGCACCATCGTCAAGCTGCGGTGCCCCGGCATGACCATGATGCGGATGCCGGTGTTCACCTGGACCTCGCTCTGCACCAACGTCCTGATCGTCGCCTCCTTCCCGGTTCTGACCGTCGTGCTCGCGTTACTCACGCTCGACCGCTATGTCGGCACCAATTTCTTCACGAACGATTTCGGCGGCAGCCCGATGATGTACGTGAACCTGATCTGGATCTGGGGCCACCCTGAGGTCTACATCCTGGTTCTCCCCGCCTTCGGCATCTTCTCGGAAGTGACCTCGACCTTCTCCGGCAAGCGGCTGTTCGGCTACACCTCGATGGTCTACGCCACCGTCGTCATCACCATCCTGTCCTACCTGGTCTGGCTGCACCACTTCTTCACGATGGGATCGGGCGCCAGCGTCAACTCGTTCTTCGGCATCACCACGATGATCATCTCGATCCCAACCGGTGCGAAGATGTTCAACTGGCTATTCACGATGTATCGGGGCCGCATCCGCTACGAGCTACCGATGCTGTGGACCATCGCCTTCATGCTGACTTTCGTGCTCGGCGGCATGACCGGCGTGCTGCTCGCGGTGCCGCCGGCCGACTTCGTCCTGCACAACAGCCTGTTCCTGATCGCGCACTTCCACAACGTCATCATCGGCGGCGTGGTGTTCGGCGCGTTCGCCGGCATCAATTACTGGTTCCCGAAGGCGTTCGGCTTCAGGCTCGATCCGTTCTGGGGCAAGCTGTCGTTCTGGTTCTGGGTCACCGGCTTCTATCTCGCCTTCATGCCGCTCTACGTGCTCGGCCTGATGGGCGTGACCCGCCGGCTGCGGGTGTTCGACGATCCTTCGCTGCAAATCTGGTTCGTCATCGCTGCGATCGGCGCCGGCCTCGTCTTCCTCGGCATCATGAGCATGCTGATGCAGTTCGCGGTCAGCTTCCTCAAGCGTGAGCAGCTCAAGGACGTCACCGGCGATCCCTGGGACGCCCGCACGCTGGAATGGGCAACCTCCTCGCCCCCGCCGGACTACAACTTCGCTTTCACCCCCGTTGTTCACGACAATGACGCGTGGTGGGACATGAAGAAGCGCGGTTACCAGCGTCCGCTCGTCGGATTCAGGTCGATCCATATGCCGAGCAGTACCGGCACCGGCATCATCCTGGCCGGCTTCGCCACCGCGATGGGATTCGGCCTGATCTGGTATATCTGGTGGCTGGCGGCCGCGAGCTTCATCGCGATGCTGGTCGTCGGGATCGGTCACACCTTCAACTATCACCGCGACTTCGACATTCCGGCCGACAACGTCATCCGGACCGAGGACGCGCGTACCAAACTGCTCGCCGGAGCCAAGTAA
- the cyoC gene encoding cytochrome o ubiquinol oxidase subunit III — MTVAVNPSQTGEPVFYLADEHPHPEGYSTSLGFWIYLMSDCLIFAMLFAAFGVLGGNYAAGPAPKDLFDLDLVAVNTSMLLLSSITYGFAMLTMQQNKIAQTQMWLLITGLFGVAFIGIELTEFAHMIHEGATPQRSAFLSAFFTLVGTHGLHVSCGLIWLVTLMVQVWRFGLIEANRRRLMCLSMFWHFLDVIWIGVFTFVYLLGVLR; from the coding sequence ATGACTGTCGCTGTCAATCCCTCACAAACCGGCGAGCCGGTCTTCTACCTCGCCGACGAACATCCGCATCCGGAAGGCTACAGCACCTCGCTCGGCTTCTGGATCTACCTGATGAGCGACTGTCTCATCTTCGCGATGCTGTTCGCCGCCTTCGGCGTGCTCGGCGGCAACTACGCCGCCGGGCCCGCGCCGAAGGATCTGTTCGACCTCGACCTGGTCGCGGTGAACACCTCGATGCTGCTGCTGTCGTCGATCACCTATGGTTTTGCGATGCTGACGATGCAGCAGAACAAGATCGCCCAGACGCAGATGTGGCTCCTGATCACCGGCCTGTTCGGCGTCGCCTTCATCGGCATCGAGCTCACTGAGTTCGCCCATATGATCCATGAGGGCGCGACGCCGCAGCGCAGCGCCTTCCTGTCCGCCTTCTTCACCCTGGTCGGCACCCACGGCCTGCACGTCAGCTGTGGCTTGATCTGGCTGGTGACGTTGATGGTGCAGGTCTGGCGTTTTGGCCTGATCGAGGCAAACCGCCGCCGCCTGATGTGCCTGTCGATGTTCTGGCACTTCCTCGACGTGATCTGGATCGGCGTCTTCACCTTCGTCTATCTCCTGGGAGTTCTGCGATGA
- the cyoA gene encoding ubiquinol oxidase subunit II, translated as MSRLKILALLPLAVVLSGCNYVVLAPAGDIAAQQRDLVIISTVLMLLIVVPVMALTVLFAWRYRQSNNSARYEPDWDHSTKLELVIWSAPLLIIVCLGALTWMGTHLLDPYRTLGRIHADRAIDQSKAPLEVDVVALDWKWLFIYPDYGIATVNELAAPVDRPINFRITASSVMNSFYIPALAGQIYAMPGMETKLHAVVNHAGTYKGFSANYSGAGFSGMHFNFQGLDDKGFDGWIAQAKSAGGSLGRAEYLELEKPSENEPVRRYGTVDSDLYRLILNMCVETGKMCQSEMMAIDAKGGLGHEGLNNTLPLAYDKYARRGTAFGPEPTFVAGTCTPDAPQGRTTASIKAPVDTAPLLGAGLKRPSFTLLKSSSFFVGQRPKSNS; from the coding sequence GTGTCCCGTCTCAAGATCCTGGCGCTGCTACCCTTGGCAGTTGTGCTCAGCGGCTGCAACTACGTCGTGCTGGCGCCGGCCGGCGATATCGCCGCCCAGCAGCGCGACCTTGTCATCATCTCCACCGTCCTGATGCTCCTGATCGTCGTTCCCGTGATGGCGCTGACGGTGCTGTTTGCCTGGCGTTACCGCCAGTCCAACAATTCGGCCCGTTACGAGCCGGACTGGGACCACTCGACCAAGCTCGAGTTGGTGATCTGGTCGGCGCCGCTCTTGATCATCGTCTGCCTGGGCGCGCTGACCTGGATGGGCACGCATCTGCTCGACCCCTATCGCACGCTCGGTCGCATCCACGCCGACCGCGCGATCGACCAGTCCAAGGCGCCGCTCGAGGTCGATGTCGTCGCGCTCGACTGGAAATGGCTGTTTATCTATCCGGACTATGGCATCGCCACTGTCAACGAACTGGCGGCTCCCGTCGATCGTCCGATCAACTTCCGCATCACCGCCTCTTCAGTGATGAACTCGTTCTACATCCCCGCGCTGGCCGGCCAGATCTACGCGATGCCGGGCATGGAGACGAAGCTGCACGCCGTTGTGAACCACGCCGGCACCTATAAGGGCTTTTCGGCGAACTACAGCGGCGCCGGCTTCTCCGGCATGCATTTCAACTTCCAGGGCCTCGACGACAAGGGCTTTGACGGCTGGATCGCGCAGGCCAAATCGGCGGGCGGCTCGCTTGGCCGCGCCGAATATCTTGAGCTCGAGAAGCCCAGCGAGAACGAGCCGGTGCGGCGCTACGGCACGGTCGATTCCGATCTCTACCGCCTGATCCTCAACATGTGCGTCGAGACCGGCAAGATGTGCCAGAGCGAGATGATGGCGATCGACGCCAAGGGCGGTCTCGGCCATGAGGGCCTGAACAACACGCTGCCGCTGGCCTACGACAAATACGCCCGCCGCGGCACCGCGTTCGGTCCCGAGCCGACCTTCGTCGCCGGCACCTGCACGCCGGATGCGCCGCAAGGCCGGACCACCGCTTCCATCAAGGCCCCGGTCGACACCGCGCCGCTCCTCGGCGCCGGCCTGAAGCGGCCGAGTTTCACGCTGCTGAAGTCCTCGTCCTTCTTCGTCGGACAACGTCCCAAGTCAAACTCCTGA